Within Candidatus Cloacimonadaceae bacterium, the genomic segment TGTTAAAGCCAAATTTCTCTCCAATTGTGAGATAACTAACCTCGAAACCTAACTCCAAACTATTGCATCTGTCAATACTGCTAAGAAACTGTGAAAACTGGACAACTACAGCCCCTTCATTTATATGATAATCGGGCATAATCAACCTACTGAATGTCGTCCAATGGCATAGTGCTAAGCAAGCTTTCTTGATAGAATTTATAATCTCCATATTAACCTCATAATTAGGGGGTTGCCATGCATCCAAAATTCAAGAAAAGCCTGAATCCTATCTGATACTTCAAATCCAGTTCAGGCTTTACTATCAGGTTTTATTCCTAGTTTCTTATTGTTCCGCTTACAGCAATCACCTTAAAGAACAATCTATCGGCATAATCCACTACATCTGTTAAAGTAAGGGTCGATTCCGTTACAGTAGAAATCAGAGATTCGGAACTGCACATAAAATTTGGATTATCACCCACGTGAACTTCATAATAGCTTATCCCGATGAGATTGCCCAATACGTCCGTAGTGACATCATCCCAATCAATGATTAATAGCGATCCCGCTACTGTTAAATCTACATTCTGAGGAGATGCAGGTTGAGTTGAGGAAGTTGTCATAGCTGTAATGACAGATGGATAATGTGTAGATAATCCGGCTGCATCTATCGCATATACCATAAAGTAATACCTTGTTGATGGGATCAATCCACTAATTGTGGTAGTTATCAATCCCGAACCGGAAGCTAATAGATTGGGATCTTCTGCTCCGCACCACATCGAATCCTCCATTGTAACCACGGGATTCAATGAATAATACACTCTGTATTCCAAGAAGTTAAGGTCGCTTGATGCCGTCCAATTCAGTTGAATTGTATTATCTGTAGTAGCCTCCACAAAGAAATTACTGATAGCTGCGGGAGCTATGGTATCAATTCGGAACACCCAATCATCCGCAATGCCCTCTAAATGTTGAATTCCGCTATATCCGGTCAAACCATTTTGATCAGAGGCTTTGATTTCAAAGCTATAGACTCCGTCATTGCTAACTTGAATCTCAGCCTGTATAACGATTTGGTTCTGTCTGGTTAAATCGTTACTGATAATAATGGGACTTTGCCAGATCTCATCCGGGTCATAAACACTGTTTTTGTTTTGGTCAAAACGGAATCTTATGGAGTCTTCATTTAACAAAACATCGCTGCTGATCTCAGCTTCAATAATAACGGTTCTTGAAGTTTGCCAAGCCGGTAACGGTTGATTTGATGGTGTCGGATTTGTGATCTGGGGTGGATTCGAGTTTATTTTAACCACCCAGTCATCATCTATTCCCAAGACACCATTTAGCCCACTATACCCAATATTTCCCAATGAGTCTTCCGCTTTGAATTCAAAGGTAAAAATCCCATCTGAAGAGAAGTTGATTTGTGTAGTCACGGCACTTCTATCTCGAATAGTTCTAATTCCATTTCTCTGATTAATCGGTGTCCATGCTTCATCCAAATCATACATTCCATTACCGTTACTATCATATCGGTAATAAACAGATGATGTGCTAGAATCAAAGCTGGCTACAGATACTCCAATGGTAACAGTTCTTGTTGTAGACCAGTTTGGATTTGGCTGATTACCTGGAATAGGATTGCTAAAAACAGGAGGAGTGGCATATACTCGCACTATCCAGTCGTCTGACATACCATCAGCATTGTTTGTTCCGCTGAATCCAACATTACCTACTTGATCCATAGCACGGAATTCAAAGTGCAACAAGCCATCAGCTTCAAACAATACTTCAACCGACACGATAATCTGGTTTCTGGAATTTCTTTCCTGTCTTTGGTTAGAATACTGCACCCAAGGCTCATCTGCATCATAATTGCCGTTCCCATTCCGATCAAATCTATATTCAATAGAACCTAAGGGGATTTCGAGGTTATCCGAAATCGAACATCCGATCGTCACAGTTCGGTTGTTTGTCCATGTTGGGTTGGGTTGATTTATTGGGATTGGATTGCTAAAATCAGGTGCTGTTACATCTAATCTTACCACCCAGTCATCTGATATCCCTTCGATTGAATTATCTCCACTATAAGCAATATTGCCATTCAGGTCAGCAGCTTTGAATTCATAAGCAAGGACACCATCAACCTGATAAGTAGCTTCAACGCTGATACTGATAAAATTGCGGTCAATATTGTATGAATCTGTCCTGGTCACCGCTTGCCAAGCCTCACTAATGTCGTATATACCATTCCCGTTTGCATCAATTCGATATTGGATAGAATTCTGATCAATTTGGTTCGCATCTGTTATTGTGCAGCCGATGGTAGCAGTAAGTGAATTGACCCATTCCGGGTTGGGCTGATTGGATGGTAAAGGGGCAGAGAATACCGGTGCTGTCCCATCAATCTGGAAATTTACTACTTCTGATAATAAAGATGCATTGCCACTCTGATCCACAGCCCTGATTGCAGCCCAATAATTACTTGTTGCCAAAGGGTACACAGCTGTTTGAATAGTGTTGATATTGTTTAACATAGCATCGTTTAGTACTGACCATAATTGATCTGATGTAGTTACTTGGGCATCTGTAGAAATGTAAATCTCATATTTTTCAAAATAAGTATCAGTAGAAGGATTCCAATGCAATGTGGCAGAAGTTGAAGTCAAAGCCATTGCCTCTAAACCCGTAACAATGGTGGGAGCAGTTACATCCCTAACCAATCCGAATATCCGGAAATTATCCACTGTCCAATAGTTTTCCTGCCCTATATTGGCAGCACCATTTACGTAATTCCAGCGAAAACGAACGGATGGCTTTGCATCCAAGGCTGGAATTGTATAAGTCTTGATTCCACTTGTGCTTGTAGAAAATATCTCTACAGTAGTGTAGGTTACATTATTGAGTGTATAGGCGAAGGTTCCGGTACCGCTTCCATAAGGTAGGAAAGCTGTATCAAAGGATACTTCGATATCTTTGTAGCCGGATAAATTGTATGTTGGTGATAACAACCTTTCATTAGCTGTAGTACCGGTTACAGCTTTCGTTTTCATGCCATAATCGGTACCACTGACCTGAAAAGGCTGCCAAGGATAGGTGGTAGTGCCAGTATGTTGTGTTGTCCAGTTAGTGGGGATAATACCTGAATTATTAAAGTTCTCGAGAGTTGCCCAAGTTTCGAGGACAGTTGCTTTTAGAACTTGTTCAACAAACAAACCCCATTGGTTGGTTGCCCGGATGGTGATGTATTCTGTACCATACCAATCATCTAAAGGTAGTAGGTTCAGTACATTGCCACCGCTGATGCTAGTGTTAATCATCTGGTTGCCATTAGTGGTAAAATTCATACTCGAATAAGCATTTGAAAAGTAATTTGATAGATCAATGCTTGCAGAGCCATTTTGGATAATCTGCAGGGGAGATATTTGTTGAGAAATTGCAGGGGGTTCTGGTACTACAAATGAAACAGTAGAAATAAAAGTATTATTTATACTTGTACTACCTGATAGCATTGTGTTTCCAATGTTGGCAGAGCCTAAGTAAGTACCCCACAAATTTATAGATGTGTCATCTCTAACTTGTAGATTTATCGAACTTTCATCATTTGCCCCACCCGCACTGATCGCTGAAAGTACACTACCTGATGGGTTTACCTGCAATAAAAACAAATCCTTGTTCCCAACGCTGCTAAGCTGAGTGGTACCGAAAAGTACACTATTGGCATAATAACCACTTATGCACGGATTTCCACTACCATCCACTACGATATTCCATCCAACGTCTGAACCAACTCCACCGTACCGATTTGCCCATATCAGATTTCCAGTATTATTAAATTTTAATAGCAGCACATCTTCATTTCCAGCACATACAAGCTGAGAAGTCCCTAAAATAACAGTTCCCGTTATTAACCCAGTAACAAATATATTGCTAGTAGTGTCACACACTAGATTAAGCAAATTAATGCCATTTGTAGGTCCACCTAAGAAACGTTGAGCCCACATCCAATTTCCGTTGGTGTCTATTTTTGCTATTACCGGATCATTGGAGCCAATTGCTGGTAATACAATTGAGCCAAAAGTGTATGTCCCAAACTGAGTTCCAAACAGCGTAATAAGGTTTCCGTCAGAGTCAATTTCTATCGGTCCTGATCCGTCATGAGCATCTGTAACTGAAGTGGGTTTTCTTGCCCAAAGCCAATTTCCATTAATGCCAAGTTTAGCGACAAAACCATCATCAT encodes:
- a CDS encoding fibronectin type III domain-containing protein, translating into MNKPLFNIEREMNLNGQFCLLWLSKAMGGIMKSTLLLICMLYAVTIGAQVAIWQSAFNVSIVGSAYINDAVKDEGGNSYYTGFFNGNVTFGSIQISSYGGSDIFVAKMNSNNEWLWAVKAGSTGGSSSIDGEQWEAGRRLQLDASGNIIVVGNYAGTATFGSIQQPYRGGLCDLFVTKLNTNGGWLWTASGGSSGHDRGIDIDVDTNNEVFISGTIYGNATFGSHTLTNNSYDDGFVAKLGINGNWLWARKPTSVTDAHDGSGPIEIDSDGNLITLFGTQFGTYTFGSIVLPAIGSNDPVIAKIDTNGNWMWAQRFLGGPTNGINLLNLVCDTTSNIFVTGLITGTVILGTSQLVCAGNEDVLLLKFNNTGNLIWANRYGGVGSDVGWNIVVDGSGNPCISGYYANSVLFGTTQLSSVGNKDLFLLQVNPSGSVLSAISAGGANDESSINLQVRDDTSINLWGTYLGSANIGNTMLSGSTSINNTFISTVSFVVPEPPAISQQISPLQIIQNGSASIDLSNYFSNAYSSMNFTTNGNQMINTSISGGNVLNLLPLDDWYGTEYITIRATNQWGLFVEQVLKATVLETWATLENFNNSGIIPTNWTTQHTGTTTYPWQPFQVSGTDYGMKTKAVTGTTANERLLSPTYNLSGYKDIEVSFDTAFLPYGSGTGTFAYTLNNVTYTTVEIFSTSTSGIKTYTIPALDAKPSVRFRWNYVNGAANIGQENYWTVDNFRIFGLVRDVTAPTIVTGLEAMALTSTSATLHWNPSTDTYFEKYEIYISTDAQVTTSDQLWSVLNDAMLNNINTIQTAVYPLATSNYWAAIRAVDQSGNASLLSEVVNFQIDGTAPVFSAPLPSNQPNPEWVNSLTATIGCTITDANQIDQNSIQYRIDANGNGIYDISEAWQAVTRTDSYNIDRNFISISVEATYQVDGVLAYEFKAADLNGNIAYSGDNSIEGISDDWVVRLDVTAPDFSNPIPINQPNPTWTNNRTVTIGCSISDNLEIPLGSIEYRFDRNGNGNYDADEPWVQYSNQRQERNSRNQIIVSVEVLFEADGLLHFEFRAMDQVGNVGFSGTNNADGMSDDWIVRVYATPPVFSNPIPGNQPNPNWSTTRTVTIGVSVASFDSSTSSVYYRYDSNGNGMYDLDEAWTPINQRNGIRTIRDRSAVTTQINFSSDGIFTFEFKAEDSLGNIGYSGLNGVLGIDDDWVVKINSNPPQITNPTPSNQPLPAWQTSRTVIIEAEISSDVLLNEDSIRFRFDQNKNSVYDPDEIWQSPIIISNDLTRQNQIVIQAEIQVSNDGVYSFEIKASDQNGLTGYSGIQHLEGIADDWVFRIDTIAPAAISNFFVEATTDNTIQLNWTASSDLNFLEYRVYYSLNPVVTMEDSMWCGAEDPNLLASGSGLITTTISGLIPSTRYYFMVYAIDAAGLSTHYPSVITAMTTSSTQPASPQNVDLTVAGSLLIIDWDDVTTDVLGNLIGISYYEVHVGDNPNFMCSSESLISTVTESTLTLTDVVDYADRLFFKVIAVSGTIRN